The genomic stretch ATTTTTCAGTAACAACGTAAAATACGTTTAATTGAAGCTTTACATAacacacaacaaaataataaagaaaaatgctttatttagtAATCTTGTTACCACGACATGCAACGTACTGCCTACAACCTGTTATACATACCCAAAAATGAAATTAGATatgtttgataataaaattagttttcatgTAATAGAATACAGGCATATTTTAGAAAAAGGAGTTTTTTATAACAGCGTTATCAAACGGTCTGTTGTTGAGAATATcactataaaattatagaacaaCCCAGGAGTTGGACCTGCGGCCCCGTGATCGGCTGGTGATGCACCAAAACTGTTCGGTTTgtctatacttacttactttttatagAAAGCCGGAGCTTGGTGGGAGATTGTACTTGGAAATGATCCATGGCTCCACAACGCACATGGGCTGCGGCATGTCTGCGTACACTGAGTTCGCGTACTATGATAGTCGACGTGcacttaattataatgtaagtaaataaattaactagacattttttttaacaaatagcACTTTTAGTGACATTTTAGTAAAGATTATTTCGAAAAGAGATCGATGGTTGTAATGAATGATCATTTGATTGGGGGGTGAATTCTATCGAAATCGGATGTATTTCTGAATCATGTGTACACAATAAGGGTAAGTCAAAAATTGGTACCGCCCTTTGGAAAATGGGTCAAAGATATGCATCTGAGGTAGAAGCttacagaattttatttatatatttagtaagGTGGGATAAGACTAAGACTGTGTGTCTCTAATCAATTAACgataaatgaacaaaatatcCAAATGTTATTCCCCGGTCTTTCTTAACCTTATCTTATTTGTGATTATCTCACAGTCGGTCCAAATGATATGCAACTTCTCATCTCGTCCTAAAACTGGTGAGGTGACCTACAACACCTCTCGGCCGTCTGACGTGTACAGTACTCCGTGTGGGTGTCCCGTGGGTACTGAAGAAGATTCTGACTGCCTTTGCAGTTACATCGTGGAAGAGCCTACATCACCAAGTAAGTTTTTTAAACATCCCATAGGTGATTCTCAGGTAAACGTTGTTATTAAAAGCGTCTTAGTTGATTCTCTTTCACACATAATCAATACCTGAAGGCCCTGCACGAGGCATTCATATTATCTTATTTAACAACAACCAagaccaatttattttaaaaaactctcACTCTCTGACCaacctgtagcacgattctgtagaGCCAgctactttcgagtatcgagagtttaacatttaaaatgtactgcaatatatctttctacgacgcccgctggAGGCACTGAACCGATTGTTATACAATACAACATTTtccgacagctagccggttgtcagttaTCGATAATGGCAGAGATTCGCGGTACTGAACCCAACTGGCTGAGTTCGTAAAGGTCAATTTTCTCGTaaaaaaattttgaattaaGGCGActcaaaataaatctaaatttgCCAATGTGAATATGAACGTTTTACGTGTGCACCAATTTCAGTTTAGTTgtctattgatttttttttaatataaaaaataagtaaaaatgcaATGGTATTGCATAACTATATTCCGGGACATATTTTCAGGTGGAGTCGACATGAGTATACAAGTAGATACTCAACTCTGTTCAAACCCGGAGAATAACTGCGAGTCCACAGTGGTCCTGCTGCCTATATTCACTGTAGAAGACGCACCGCCCGAGAAAATTATTGACAGAGCTGGTGATGTTGAAGACTTGCAGAATATTTATGATTCTGACAGGTAAGTTCTTCAATACATTGGGGTTTGTTTATTCAATCGTTTCTGTTTTCGTACGTGATTAATTTTTGTTGCTGGCAAGTGTTGTTTTCTCAGTATCTAGTGCTGATGCCGGGAGGAGAAGATTgcccaatctatactaatctatactaatattataaagctgaagagtttgtttgtttgtttgaacgcgctaatctcagaaactactgatccgatttgaaaaattcattcagtgttagattgcccatttatcgaggaaggttataggctatatatcatcacgctacgaccagtaggagcagaattacagtaaaaaatgtaacaaaaacggggaaaatttggacccattctcttttatgtgacgcaagcgaagttgcgcgggtcagctagtagtaagaTAAAATCGTATAAATCTAGATTAGTATCAAAGCTTCTTAATCAGTATTTAACTCGGAATCCGTAATCGATCAgatatacaaacaacagactCCTGGAACAACTATTGGACCATACAAGTGCTCTGTGTACGAACCGAATTGATCACACCACTTTATAATGTCATAAAAATTTTGATTAtctttttcttaacattttagAGCGGACAACAAATCAAGTATGTTGCCGAGGACCAAATCGATGGAAATATTAGATTTCTTTGAGGAAGCTGAGAGAgaggtatgtttatttttacctttttcatttaaaatatatttatcctGCTTATTGTGGCCAAGCCGTTTTGCCTGAATTTGGcattatttccttaaaaaaaaggTAGAAGTATGAGTTCTGTAGTAGTACGCGTTTATAAGTAGGTAACACCTACATTATCTAACCATTATCTCTCTCTCTTAACTTGTATCGATTCAGTTTGAAAtacctaacaaaaaaaatgtaactgaCATACGCCAGCAGTAGAATGATTAATAACTAACATTGTTACTAATACttactaaaatgtataaatattttagcatcACAACACACACCTGCATTCTGCTGCCGCTAAACCACACAAGACTGTTATGTTGCCTCCTGATCCAGAACCAGCCCAGTGAGTAGTCGTTGTTTACTTACCCATCTTTACCAATaacttatctttatattttctctatctacaaaaatatattaaataattgaataaacctatactagtattataaagctgaagattttgtttgtttgaacgcgctaatctcaggaactactgatccgatttgaaaaattctttcagtgttagatagctcatctatcgaagaaggctacaggctatatatcattacgctacgaccaatagaagcagagtaccagtattttttttacaaaaacggggaaatttatgacctatactctcttatgtgacgcaagcgaagttgcgcgggtcagctagtataaaatatcttCCTTATACTTCTAACTGTTCTAATACCTGTTCCATCCTGTCTCTAACGTTATTTCCACAAACAACTAATAGTTATGGTATTCAGAGAGACACAAGGAGAAGCATTAGTTTAAATGTTCAGAAAGAATTTAAAGTAgagtcatttttttattcagtccTCCCGCAACCCAGTCCGATGTAGATTGGCCGAAACATCGAGAACCGAAAAGGTATCGtacctttatatttttaaattacattgcGATTTTATTCATtgagtaatataataaaggtatagggcctaacccctctctggTTCGGGAGGAGGCCTTGCCAAGCAGTGGTACAGTAATGATttcaaatattctttcatattattaaaggAAGTCTTCATACACCAATAGGAGGAAAATACCAAAAGAGCAACATTACACGTACCCCGAACCGAAGCCGAAACCAAAACCGAAATACGAGGCTCCACCACCGAGACCCGCTTACGTTCCACATAAACACTTTTCAACAAGCAAGGTAGAaccaaaatatttagtatttttgcTACTTATGGGCTAATGAACATAACTCACGAACTCTGAAATAATTCTTGTGATCTTTCCAACATTTTCTGAACTTCAATTCAGGACTTCGAACACTAAAGCCCCACTGACTTATGCAGCAgatggtggcctgtttgattTAGCTgctatattttagaaatacattataatttagatacATTGTGCATGCAAGCTCTACAAAGTTGTAGGGCTATCATTTAttagttgattttttttaaatttatcctaaaactttatttatctaACACTCACAATTATTTCCAGAAATCAAGCATATTCAATCGAGGAGCAAGATTCAGTCTACCAAGCGACAAAAGATTATTCGATCCGTACAAACCTAGGAAAGCCGACGTGAAACCAAGGAAAGACttcaaaaacatacaaaaagtaGTCAATGATTATATCAAACGgcgaaataataaatttgatttcaAAAAGCACGAAACTAATTATCATGATGTGGTTTTTAAACACACTTCAGCAGCTACAGAGGCTACGTTTGAAACAGAACCGCCTACGGAAACTATACTAAACAAGGTAGAAGAAAGCGTTATGAATTTCAAtccatacataaaacaaaaagcaaatGTCACTGTAGAAGACACTCCTAAACATATTGATGAGAACTACGAAGAGAATGACAACAAATTAATGAACCTACTTGATACTTTAGAGAGAGAAGTTAAACATATAGAACTAGACGGTACTGAGAAAGAGATTTTTGATGCAAagattagaaaaatatatggTAGTGTTGTTGGTAAACCTGTGGCTTCTTTGAATTCTGTAGCTAAGCCTAGAGGTCAAGTTCAGCAGACGCCATTACCTTTGCCGCTCCCTACTGTAGCTCCACCATCGCCGCCGGTAGCACAACACACGCTCCCACCATTCCTTCCTCCTTTATCCCCACCTGGCGAGATACCAAGTGATCTGGACGGCTTAGGAACAGACCTAGGTGAATCAGACAAAGCCTATCTTGATCATAAATCTGACTCCGATCATAGTCTAGACTTTCGATCTGGGCATGAATCGGATCGTTTTTCCGAAGATGAAAAGAACTATAACAAATTAGGTTTGGACACAAAGAGAGAttatatgaaaaacaaacatatcTTAGACAGAAAGTATATTGATAAATTTGATAAAagatacaagaaaaatattgatgatAAGAATTTAGATTTTACAGAGAATAAGTCTCTGAATGACATGTTTGGTAACGATCGTGCAATGTACAGTGATATTGAACAGAAATATAATGAACGTTTGCGTAAATACAGCGAGACGCGGAAACACGGTGATTCAGGTCGGAAATATTCTGATATGCTCTCATCtagaaatcaaaacaatttaatcaAGTACGATAATTTTAGATACAGACCTAATTCAGGTGAAGATAGGAAAATGAGGGGTTTTGATAAATATCGAGATAGACAGAGAATGACCCGTGGGAATTCTGAAAGAGGCTTTTATAGAAATACAGAAGAcaatatgaaacataatatgGGTGATCTCAAAAGGAAGAGTTATCCAGGCAAGGAGTTTGACCACGAAGACCCTTTAAGTGAGAATAGAAGAAGGTTCTATCAAGAAAAGTTAGAGAATATTGAAAGGAGACTGCACAATGCTAGGTCTTTCCGTCACAGGACTAAGGACGACGTAAGTTTGAAATTTTAGTACACtaattagaaaattaaagtCTTGGTGTCGACTAAAGTCATACAATTTTGGTATTCATGTTTTCATAATAGAAATTAGGCTTCAATACTCTGTTTTGGTATGGTACTCGTCGAAGTTTAAATAACACTTGCctaatttaaaaacatcttgTGTTTTGACCcacttataacaataaaaactatcaaatattttattttatcaatgtcTAATACAATGATAACAAGGCGTTTGTATAAGTTCTGATCTGCTTCTGACGGCTGACCTATGCGGCTGCACttgtatacaaaattttcttatcTATTTGTCAGAGGCAGATATAAAGAAAGTATACCTGTATTTGACTTCGGGTCTTTACCTGCCGAGTAATATCAAAATCGGATCGCTAATTTAGCCAAAAAGTTGAAAATACAGACAGACTTTTAAATTTATCATGTTAACGAGTGCATGttgtaaatatgtaacaaaCTTATTTACGTGAGCAGTAAAATGGAGCTTCATATTAACCCATTTGCCGAGTTTGCCGCTCAAATTTTGCATACAAGTGCAAATTAGATGAAAATGGCTGAAACTTGTGCTGTAACCAGAGTGGCCGGTAACAAACTTTCAGCAGTGGATAGTTTGAACATGTTTGAACTAATTGCACCAGACATACTACTGCTTCTAAGGTTTTATTATCGGATTGAGGAATTTTAGAGACCTTAGGAAATTCGGCGATTTTTATAGCATCAGAGAGAAAATGTTTCTCAaagtaatctttaaaaaaatacgtggAAATATCAGGCACGGAACATACTTCTATGTTTCTATTCCGCTTTTACGGCTAAAGTGCAGAATCGATTTCGATGCATATATTCCTCATAATtgtcataatcatttatttgccagaaatgtggtaataacaaagatattaaaaacaatttataggaGCATTTATATTAAgcatacataacattttatttatattcttcttcTCTGAGGTAAACTCTCAAATCAAAAAGCCAATTTCCTCGGCAGATTCAAAATGACAATCCTAGTTATTTCAAGTTATATCGCGTCAAAagatttcccgaggtaaaaactATTTGTTAGCAGAATTTCATCCAAATCACTTCAGCAGGGTTTACGTGCATAAGGAACAGACATATGTACACACatacatccttacaaactttcgcattgatattattttagtaggaTTTTCCCCCAATGAAACAGTAGGTACGAGTATATGGACAGTATGCATTGGTGATGTCAAATGTAATCCAGCACAAAACGAATTCAAAACACCAACCTCTTTCTGTCAAACCTTCAAATCCACACAAATCTATTTGCCAATGATTTTGACTCACAAATGCTAATATATGTGCATGTTTTTCAGAGAGG from Anticarsia gemmatalis isolate Benzon Research Colony breed Stoneville strain chromosome 24, ilAntGemm2 primary, whole genome shotgun sequence encodes the following:
- the LOC142983691 gene encoding uncharacterized protein LOC142983691 isoform X1; its protein translation is MMILKLLPLLIIVHSSGCSQVKDTYDHRGIYLADFCPRMEFCAEGAHVMCMYYDPNHAMGPRCSNPQNITMTAELANQLLDITNAIRSKIAFGKETGHFDAKLPRGYGVFRVRWDNELATFAQVLANQCVLRHDLCRATKRFADPGQTAGLVRFTHPEWMPISKVNKPMVPGLNHDKLTYSVSQTLKSWYSQKVDVTVEMVNNYPDWSLKPELGGRLYLEMIHGSTTHMGCGMSAYTEFAYYDSRRALNYNSVQMICNFSSRPKTGEVTYNTSRPSDVYSTPCGCPVGTEEDSDCLCSYIVEEPTSPSGVDMSIQVDTQLCSNPENNCESTVVLLPIFTVEDAPPEKIIDRAGDVEDLQNIYDSDRADNKSSMLPRTKSMEILDFFEEAEREHHNTHLHSAAAKPHKTVMLPPDPEPAHPPATQSDVDWPKHREPKRKSSYTNRRKIPKEQHYTYPEPKPKPKPKYEAPPPRPAYVPHKHFSTSKKSSIFNRGARFSLPSDKRLFDPYKPRKADVKPRKDFKNIQKVVNDYIKRRNNKFDFKKHETNYHDVVFKHTSAATEATFETEPPTETILNKVEESVMNFNPYIKQKANVTVEDTPKHIDENYEENDNKLMNLLDTLEREVKHIELDGTEKEIFDAKIRKIYGSVVGKPVASLNSVAKPRGQVQQTPLPLPLPTVAPPSPPVAQHTLPPFLPPLSPPGEIPSDLDGLGTDLGESDKAYLDHKSDSDHSLDFRSGHESDRFSEDEKNYNKLGLDTKRDYMKNKHILDRKYIDKFDKRYKKNIDDKNLDFTENKSLNDMFGNDRAMYSDIEQKYNERLRKYSETRKHGDSGRKYSDMLSSRNQNNLIKYDNFRYRPNSGEDRKMRGFDKYRDRQRMTRGNSERGFYRNTEDNMKHNMGDLKRKSYPGKEFDHEDPLSENRRRFYQEKLENIERRLHNARSFRHRTKDDRGGESPALRMRPNRGGVTDVKSRAKAQGDSFYVPDRARFIHGF
- the LOC142983691 gene encoding uncharacterized protein LOC142983691 isoform X2, whose protein sequence is MMILKLLPLLIIVHSSGCSQVKDTYDHRGIYLADFCPRMEFCAEGAHVMCMYYDPNHAMGPRCSNPQNITMTAELANQLLDITNAIRSKIAFGKETGHFDAKLPRGYGVFRVRWDNELATFAQVLANQCVLRHDLCRATKRFADPGQTAGLVRFTHPEWMPISKVNKPMVPGLNHDKLTYSVSQTLKSWYSQKVDVTVEMVNNYPDWSLKPELGGRLYLEMIHGSTTHMGCGMSAYTEFAYYDSRRALNYNSVQMICNFSSRPKTGEVTYNTSRPSDVYSTPCGCPVGTEEDSDCLCSYIVEEPTSPSGVDMSIQVDTQLCSNPENNCESTVVLLPIFTVEDAPPEKIIDRAGDVEDLQNIYDSDRADNKSSMLPRTKSMEILDFFEEAEREHHNTHLHSAAAKPHKTVMLPPDPEPAHPPATQSDVDWPKHREPKRRKIPKEQHYTYPEPKPKPKPKYEAPPPRPAYVPHKHFSTSKKSSIFNRGARFSLPSDKRLFDPYKPRKADVKPRKDFKNIQKVVNDYIKRRNNKFDFKKHETNYHDVVFKHTSAATEATFETEPPTETILNKVEESVMNFNPYIKQKANVTVEDTPKHIDENYEENDNKLMNLLDTLEREVKHIELDGTEKEIFDAKIRKIYGSVVGKPVASLNSVAKPRGQVQQTPLPLPLPTVAPPSPPVAQHTLPPFLPPLSPPGEIPSDLDGLGTDLGESDKAYLDHKSDSDHSLDFRSGHESDRFSEDEKNYNKLGLDTKRDYMKNKHILDRKYIDKFDKRYKKNIDDKNLDFTENKSLNDMFGNDRAMYSDIEQKYNERLRKYSETRKHGDSGRKYSDMLSSRNQNNLIKYDNFRYRPNSGEDRKMRGFDKYRDRQRMTRGNSERGFYRNTEDNMKHNMGDLKRKSYPGKEFDHEDPLSENRRRFYQEKLENIERRLHNARSFRHRTKDDRGGESPALRMRPNRGGVTDVKSRAKAQGDSFYVPDRARFIHGF
- the LOC142983691 gene encoding uncharacterized protein LOC142983691 isoform X3, which translates into the protein MMILKLLPLLIIVHSSGCSQVKDTYDHRGIYLADFCPRMEFCAEGAHVMCMYYDPNHAMGPRCSNPQNITMTAELANQLLDITNAIRSKIAFGKETGHFDAKLPRGYGVFRVRWDNELATFAQVLANQCVLRHDLCRATKRFADPGQTAGLVRFTHPEWMPISKVNKPMVPGLNHDKLTYSVSQTLKSWYSQKVDVTVEMVNNYPDWSLKPELGGRLYLEMIHGSTTHMGCGMSAYTEFAYYDSRRALNYNSVQMICNFSSRPKTGEVTYNTSRPSDVYSTPCGCPVGTEEDSDCLCSYIVEEPTSPSGVDMSIQVDTQLCSNPENNCESTVVLLPIFTVEDAPPEKIIDRAGDVEDLQNIYDSDRADNKSSMLPRTKSMEILDFFEEAEREHHNTHLHSAAAKPHKTVMLPPDPEPAQKSSYTNRRKIPKEQHYTYPEPKPKPKPKYEAPPPRPAYVPHKHFSTSKKSSIFNRGARFSLPSDKRLFDPYKPRKADVKPRKDFKNIQKVVNDYIKRRNNKFDFKKHETNYHDVVFKHTSAATEATFETEPPTETILNKVEESVMNFNPYIKQKANVTVEDTPKHIDENYEENDNKLMNLLDTLEREVKHIELDGTEKEIFDAKIRKIYGSVVGKPVASLNSVAKPRGQVQQTPLPLPLPTVAPPSPPVAQHTLPPFLPPLSPPGEIPSDLDGLGTDLGESDKAYLDHKSDSDHSLDFRSGHESDRFSEDEKNYNKLGLDTKRDYMKNKHILDRKYIDKFDKRYKKNIDDKNLDFTENKSLNDMFGNDRAMYSDIEQKYNERLRKYSETRKHGDSGRKYSDMLSSRNQNNLIKYDNFRYRPNSGEDRKMRGFDKYRDRQRMTRGNSERGFYRNTEDNMKHNMGDLKRKSYPGKEFDHEDPLSENRRRFYQEKLENIERRLHNARSFRHRTKDDRGGESPALRMRPNRGGVTDVKSRAKAQGDSFYVPDRARFIHGF